In Accipiter gentilis chromosome 18, bAccGen1.1, whole genome shotgun sequence, the following are encoded in one genomic region:
- the TMEM121B gene encoding LOW QUALITY PROTEIN: transmembrane protein 121B (The sequence of the model RefSeq protein was modified relative to this genomic sequence to represent the inferred CDS: inserted 4 bases in 3 codons) encodes MHRAASNQRSVSSSSGSFQPPPPPPPPPPPLPHAADRQPLFPGGSSSGGSRRGSGALLGPGGAAGGRRWGFQALSLVLLLGQGALLDLYLIAVTDLYWCSWIATDLVLAAGWGIFFCRNSRARRXGAAPAAPRAAAAAPAAAARPPRXGAGPAAAGPGPPPRGGDFAYAHLAWLIYSIAFTPKAALILGTSILELIELRLPLGTTGFRVTLALSAPLLYCLLRAIGAEGAGQLLLPPQPPPQHRAAAAFLATCLDLLDSFSLLELVLQPGRPAPLPAPLRYLLIAVYFLCLASPVLWLYELSAAXAPPGAARLALHLLLPAGLLDAPLLALRCLLLLRYQQPLSLFMLKNLFFLACRGLEALETCCLLRPAAAPPPAKYGPAAAAPAAAAPLAHGLSDADVGPHGYVNALAVTAQG; translated from the exons ATGCACCGCGCTGCCTCCAACCAGCGCTCGGTCTCCTCCTCCTCGGGCTCCttccagccgccgccgccgccgccgccgccgccgccgccgctgccgcacGCCGCCGACCGGCAGCCCCTCTTCCCGGGGGGCTCCAGCAGCGGCGGCAGCCGGCGGGGCTCGGG ggcgctgctggggcccggcggggcggcgggcgggcggcgctgggGCTTCCAGGCGCtgtccctggtgctgctgctggggcagggcgcGCTGCTGGACCTCTACCTGATCGCCGTCACCGACCTGTACTGGTGCAGCTGGATCGCCACCGACCTGGTGCTGGCGGCCGGCTGGGGCATCTTCTTCTGCCGCAACAGCCGGGCGCGCC CGggagcggcccccgccgccccccgggccgccgccgccgcacccgCTGCTGCTGCACGGCCCcccc cgggcgcggggccggcggccgcgggcccggggccccccccccgcggcggcgacttCGCCTACGCGCACCTCGCCTGGCTCATCTACTCCATCGCCTTCACGCCCAAGGCGGCGCTGATCCTGGGCACCTCCATCCTGGAGCTGATCGAGCTGCGCCTGCCGCTGGGCACCACCGGCTTCCGCGTCACCCTGGCGCTCTCCGCCCCGCTGCTCTACTGCCTGCTGCGGGCCATCGGCGCCGAGGGCGCCGGGCAGCTGCTCctgccgccgcagccgccgccgcagcaccgcgccgccgccgccttcctcGCCACCTGCCTCGACCTGCTCGACAGCTTCTCCCTGCTGGAGCTGGTGCTGCAGCCCGGGCGGCcggcgccgctgcccgccccgctgcGCTACCTCCTCATCGCCGTCTACTTCCTCTGCCTGGCCTCGCCGGTGCTGTGGCTCTACGAGCtcagcgccgc cgccccccccggcgccGCCCGCCTCGCCCTCCACCTCCTGCTGCCCGCCGGGCTGCTGGACGCCCCGCTCCTGGCGCTccgctgcctcctgctcctgcgCTACCAGCAGCCGCTCTCCCTCTTCATGCTCAAGAACCTCTTCTTCCTGGCCTGCCGCGGCCTGGAGGCGCTGGAGACCTGCTGcctcctccgccccgccgccgccccgccgcccgccaagtacggccccgccgccgccgcccccgccgccgccgccccgctggCCCACGGGCTCTCCGACGCCGACGTGGGCCCCCACGGGTACGTCAACGCCTTGGCCGTCACCGCCCAGGGctga
- the IL17RA gene encoding interleukin-17 receptor A isoform X1, whose product MAGAEPRRLPLLLLLVFPSSPVGAALRLLLGAAPPFTCSQPDLNCLVRNSTCMEASWLQVPPWTPSAPSSLHVSSDVFRLTDGKLLPVLRIEWKVATDASIRYLQGAELAVMQVNSNQQICAQFDFQNNLPLQVRPDGGRWNFTFDRFEVEPGQTYQVTVYHLPKLGVDGDYNCKSTSFTMPDCKDSLMKRTIPCIKTGSLWEPRIQGKSLDDTTLLVSFNPWMESARYQIHVASFLNEKKCKMITRDFTEGGLQQQVNVTIKIEKNIRACCNYKIQIQPFFANCDTDCLRHSAFIPCSPAPSTDPSGDMIIWLYWCITGICVLLVGSVIAGVICMTKKRAGHWRGKCNHNDLQTAAPYTDLPLPPLKPRKVWIVYSADHLLYVDVVLKFAEFLMTVCGTAVALDLLEDHQISELGALPWLTRQKKEMEDLSSKIIILCSRGTQAKWQAMLGSEPVCLKQDQQKPMGDLFTPALNLILPDFKKPACFGMYIVCYFEGISSEKDIPDLFNVTSRYQLMEKFEDIYFRIQDLEKFEPGRIHRIREITAENYIDTPSGRKLKEAVQKFKNWQTEHPDWFDNETICLDNDEELQSLSRESQVDSLLSEPGGIVKHQLHLREPDPDCCYVINLHMHEGESRGCKLQPQLNPCGDPTSQTMVLPMDEAPLVQVLEPVSSTEDRNILGHHVLSNEDCMEGVPLLETSFPMRNNIILHSDSEVSATDDQSPANLSGELRHHLNGLMYSLYQQSVIPSEPPLCQEEAEKQHQLVFDDQCKDQRQSVQSDQGYISRCSPLPPDDLVEEEEEEEEEEEEDQEKQVVFRELSPEVLSSLKSLQQQLFFQDIQRSSDWGYPAEVMDVGQSLEQC is encoded by the exons atGGCGGGTGCGGAGCCGCGGCGGCTgcccctgctgctcctcctcgtCTTCCCCAGCTCGCCGGTCGGCGCGGCCCTGCGGCTGCTGCTGGGCGCCGCGCCGCCCTTTACCTGCTCTCAGCCG GATTTAAACTGCCTCGTAAGAAata GTACCTGCATGGAGGCAAGCTGGCTGCAGGTTCCCCCATGGACTCCTTCTGCTCCAAGCAGTCTTCATGTCTCTTCTGATGTTTTCCGTCTGACAGATGGAAAACTGCTCCCTGTGCTTCGGATAGAATGGAAAGTGGCCACTGATG CTAGTATCCGCTATCTCCAaggggcagagctggctgtgatGCAAGTGAACAGCAATCAACAGATATGTGCCCAGTTTGACTTTCAGAACAACTTGCCACTTCAGGTCCGTCCAGATGGAGGCCGG tggaatTTCACTTTTGACCGTTTTGAAGTGGAACCTGGCCAGACTTACCAAGTGACTGTCTACCACCTGCCCAAACTGGGTGTAGATGGAGACTACAACTGCAAGTCCACGTCTTTCACAATGCCTG ACTGCAAGGACTCTCTGATGAAAAGAACCATCCCATGTATAAAGACAG GCAGCTTGTGGGAGCCCAGGATCCAAGGTAAAAGTCTAGATGATACAACTCTGCTTGTGAGCTTTAACCCATGGATGGAGTCAGCCCGCTACCAAATTCATGTGGCCAGTTTCCTGAATGAAAAGAAGTGTAAAATGATCACACGTGATTTCACTGAG GGTGGACTACAACAGCAAGTGAATGTCACAATCAAAATAGAGAAGAACATAAGAGCTTGTTGCAACTACAAAATACAG ATTCAGCCATTCTTTGCGAACTGTGACACAGACTGCCTGAGACACTCTGCTTTCATCCCATGTTCACCAGCTCCAA gtACAGACCCATCAG GTGATATGATTATATGGCTCTACTGGTGTATCACTGGGATCTGTGTGTTACTGGTGGGATCAGTCATAGCAGGTGTGATTTGTATGACCAAAAAACGAGCAG gaCACTGGCGAGGGAAATGCAACCATAATGATTTGCAAACTG cagCACCATATACCGACCTTCCTTTGCCACCCTTGAAGCCCCGGAAGGTTTGGATTGTGTACTCTGCTGATCACCTGCTGTACGTGGATGTGGTGCTGAAGTTTGCAGAGTTTCTGATGACGGTCTGTGGCACTGCTGTAGCCTTAGATCTGCTAGAAGATCATCAGATCTCAGAGTTAGGGGCATTACCCTGGCTTACTCGACAGAAGAAGGAAATGGAAGACCTATCTTCAAAGATCATCATCTTATGTTCACGGGGCACTCAGGCCAAATGGCAGGCCATGCTTGGGAGCGAGCCTGTGTGTCTCAAGCAAGATCAGCAAAAGCCAATGGGAGACCTGTTCACCCCAGCCTTGAATTTGATCCTGCCAGATTTCAAGAAGCCAGCCTGTTTTGGAATGTATATAGTCTGCTATTTTGAGGGGATAAGTAGTGAGAAAGATATACCTGATCTGTTCAATGTCACATCCAGGTACCAACTGATGGAAAAGTTTGAGGATATTTATTTTCGGATTCAGGACTTGGAGAAGTTTGAACCTGGGCGCATCCATCGAATCCGGGAAATCACAGCTGAAAATTACATCGATACCCCTAGTGGGAGGAAGTTGAAAGAGGCAGTACAAAAGTTCAAGAACTGGCAGACGGAGCACCCAGACTGGTTTGACAATGAAACCATCTGCTTGGATAATGATGAAGAGTTGCAGTCCCTAAGCAGAGAGAGCCAGGTGGATTCATTGCTAAGTGAACCGGGTGGAATCGTGAAACACCAGCTGCACCTACGGGAGCCTGACCCAGACTGTTGTTATGTCATCAACCTCCACATGCACGAAGGTGAAAGTAGAGGCTGTAAACTGCAACCTCAACTTAATCCTTGTGGGGATCCAACTTCTCAGACTATGGTCCTTCCTATGGATGAGGCTCCTCTAGTTCAGGTACTGGAGCCAGTCTCTTCCACTGAAGATAGAAATATACTTGGTCATCATGTGCTGAGTAATGAGGACTGTATGGAAGGAGTTCCTCTTCTGGAGACAAGCTTTCCAATGAGGAATAACATCATCCTCCACAGTGACTCTGAAGTTTCAGCAACAGATGACCAGAGTCCTGCAAATCTCTCAGGTGAACTGAGACACCATCTGAATGGACTCATGTATTCTCTTTATCAGCAGAGCGTCATTCCTTCAGAGCCACCTCTCTGCCAAGAGGAGGCTGAGAAGCAACACCAGCTGGTCTTTGATGACCAATGCAAAGACCAAAGACAGTCAGTGCAGTCAGACCAGGGCTACATCTCTAGATgttctcctctgcctcctgatgaccttgtggaggaggaggaggaggaagaggaagaagaggaggaggatcagGAAAAACAAGTGGTCTTCCGTGAACTCTCTCCAGAGGTCTTGAGCAGTCTAAAgagcctccagcagcagctgtttttCCAGGACATTCAACGGAGCTCTGACTGGGGGTATCCAGCTGAGGTGATGGACGTTGGCCAATCTTTGGAGCAGTGTTAG
- the IL17RA gene encoding interleukin-17 receptor A isoform X3 — MEASWLQVPPWTPSAPSSLHVSSDVFRLTDGKLLPVLRIEWKVATDASIRYLQGAELAVMQVNSNQQICAQFDFQNNLPLQVRPDGGRWNFTFDRFEVEPGQTYQVTVYHLPKLGVDGDYNCKSTSFTMPDCKDSLMKRTIPCIKTGSLWEPRIQGKSLDDTTLLVSFNPWMESARYQIHVASFLNEKKCKMITRDFTEGGLQQQVNVTIKIEKNIRACCNYKIQIQPFFANCDTDCLRHSAFIPCSPAPSTDPSGDMIIWLYWCITGICVLLVGSVIAGVICMTKKRAGHWRGKCNHNDLQTAAPYTDLPLPPLKPRKVWIVYSADHLLYVDVVLKFAEFLMTVCGTAVALDLLEDHQISELGALPWLTRQKKEMEDLSSKIIILCSRGTQAKWQAMLGSEPVCLKQDQQKPMGDLFTPALNLILPDFKKPACFGMYIVCYFEGISSEKDIPDLFNVTSRYQLMEKFEDIYFRIQDLEKFEPGRIHRIREITAENYIDTPSGRKLKEAVQKFKNWQTEHPDWFDNETICLDNDEELQSLSRESQVDSLLSEPGGIVKHQLHLREPDPDCCYVINLHMHEGESRGCKLQPQLNPCGDPTSQTMVLPMDEAPLVQVLEPVSSTEDRNILGHHVLSNEDCMEGVPLLETSFPMRNNIILHSDSEVSATDDQSPANLSGELRHHLNGLMYSLYQQSVIPSEPPLCQEEAEKQHQLVFDDQCKDQRQSVQSDQGYISRCSPLPPDDLVEEEEEEEEEEEEDQEKQVVFRELSPEVLSSLKSLQQQLFFQDIQRSSDWGYPAEVMDVGQSLEQC; from the exons ATGGAGGCAAGCTGGCTGCAGGTTCCCCCATGGACTCCTTCTGCTCCAAGCAGTCTTCATGTCTCTTCTGATGTTTTCCGTCTGACAGATGGAAAACTGCTCCCTGTGCTTCGGATAGAATGGAAAGTGGCCACTGATG CTAGTATCCGCTATCTCCAaggggcagagctggctgtgatGCAAGTGAACAGCAATCAACAGATATGTGCCCAGTTTGACTTTCAGAACAACTTGCCACTTCAGGTCCGTCCAGATGGAGGCCGG tggaatTTCACTTTTGACCGTTTTGAAGTGGAACCTGGCCAGACTTACCAAGTGACTGTCTACCACCTGCCCAAACTGGGTGTAGATGGAGACTACAACTGCAAGTCCACGTCTTTCACAATGCCTG ACTGCAAGGACTCTCTGATGAAAAGAACCATCCCATGTATAAAGACAG GCAGCTTGTGGGAGCCCAGGATCCAAGGTAAAAGTCTAGATGATACAACTCTGCTTGTGAGCTTTAACCCATGGATGGAGTCAGCCCGCTACCAAATTCATGTGGCCAGTTTCCTGAATGAAAAGAAGTGTAAAATGATCACACGTGATTTCACTGAG GGTGGACTACAACAGCAAGTGAATGTCACAATCAAAATAGAGAAGAACATAAGAGCTTGTTGCAACTACAAAATACAG ATTCAGCCATTCTTTGCGAACTGTGACACAGACTGCCTGAGACACTCTGCTTTCATCCCATGTTCACCAGCTCCAA gtACAGACCCATCAG GTGATATGATTATATGGCTCTACTGGTGTATCACTGGGATCTGTGTGTTACTGGTGGGATCAGTCATAGCAGGTGTGATTTGTATGACCAAAAAACGAGCAG gaCACTGGCGAGGGAAATGCAACCATAATGATTTGCAAACTG cagCACCATATACCGACCTTCCTTTGCCACCCTTGAAGCCCCGGAAGGTTTGGATTGTGTACTCTGCTGATCACCTGCTGTACGTGGATGTGGTGCTGAAGTTTGCAGAGTTTCTGATGACGGTCTGTGGCACTGCTGTAGCCTTAGATCTGCTAGAAGATCATCAGATCTCAGAGTTAGGGGCATTACCCTGGCTTACTCGACAGAAGAAGGAAATGGAAGACCTATCTTCAAAGATCATCATCTTATGTTCACGGGGCACTCAGGCCAAATGGCAGGCCATGCTTGGGAGCGAGCCTGTGTGTCTCAAGCAAGATCAGCAAAAGCCAATGGGAGACCTGTTCACCCCAGCCTTGAATTTGATCCTGCCAGATTTCAAGAAGCCAGCCTGTTTTGGAATGTATATAGTCTGCTATTTTGAGGGGATAAGTAGTGAGAAAGATATACCTGATCTGTTCAATGTCACATCCAGGTACCAACTGATGGAAAAGTTTGAGGATATTTATTTTCGGATTCAGGACTTGGAGAAGTTTGAACCTGGGCGCATCCATCGAATCCGGGAAATCACAGCTGAAAATTACATCGATACCCCTAGTGGGAGGAAGTTGAAAGAGGCAGTACAAAAGTTCAAGAACTGGCAGACGGAGCACCCAGACTGGTTTGACAATGAAACCATCTGCTTGGATAATGATGAAGAGTTGCAGTCCCTAAGCAGAGAGAGCCAGGTGGATTCATTGCTAAGTGAACCGGGTGGAATCGTGAAACACCAGCTGCACCTACGGGAGCCTGACCCAGACTGTTGTTATGTCATCAACCTCCACATGCACGAAGGTGAAAGTAGAGGCTGTAAACTGCAACCTCAACTTAATCCTTGTGGGGATCCAACTTCTCAGACTATGGTCCTTCCTATGGATGAGGCTCCTCTAGTTCAGGTACTGGAGCCAGTCTCTTCCACTGAAGATAGAAATATACTTGGTCATCATGTGCTGAGTAATGAGGACTGTATGGAAGGAGTTCCTCTTCTGGAGACAAGCTTTCCAATGAGGAATAACATCATCCTCCACAGTGACTCTGAAGTTTCAGCAACAGATGACCAGAGTCCTGCAAATCTCTCAGGTGAACTGAGACACCATCTGAATGGACTCATGTATTCTCTTTATCAGCAGAGCGTCATTCCTTCAGAGCCACCTCTCTGCCAAGAGGAGGCTGAGAAGCAACACCAGCTGGTCTTTGATGACCAATGCAAAGACCAAAGACAGTCAGTGCAGTCAGACCAGGGCTACATCTCTAGATgttctcctctgcctcctgatgaccttgtggaggaggaggaggaggaagaggaagaagaggaggaggatcagGAAAAACAAGTGGTCTTCCGTGAACTCTCTCCAGAGGTCTTGAGCAGTCTAAAgagcctccagcagcagctgtttttCCAGGACATTCAACGGAGCTCTGACTGGGGGTATCCAGCTGAGGTGATGGACGTTGGCCAATCTTTGGAGCAGTGTTAG
- the IL17RA gene encoding interleukin-17 receptor A isoform X2, whose product MAGAEPRRLPLLLLLVFPSSPVGAALRLLLGAAPPFTCSQPDLNCLVRNSTCMEASWLQVPPWTPSAPSSLHVSSDVFRLTDGKLLPVLRIEWKVATDASIRYLQGAELAVMQVNSNQQICAQFDFQNNLPLQVRPDGGRWNFTFDRFEVEPGQTYQVTVYHLPKLGVDGDYNCKSTSFTMPDCKDSLMKRTIPCIKTGSLWEPRIQGKSLDDTTLLVSFNPWMESARYQIHVASFLNEKKCKMITRDFTEGGLQQQVNVTIKIEKNIRACCNYKIQIQPFFANCDTDCLRHSAFIPCSPAPSTDPSGDMIIWLYWCITGICVLLVGSVIAGVICMTKKRAGHWRGKCNHNDLQTAPYTDLPLPPLKPRKVWIVYSADHLLYVDVVLKFAEFLMTVCGTAVALDLLEDHQISELGALPWLTRQKKEMEDLSSKIIILCSRGTQAKWQAMLGSEPVCLKQDQQKPMGDLFTPALNLILPDFKKPACFGMYIVCYFEGISSEKDIPDLFNVTSRYQLMEKFEDIYFRIQDLEKFEPGRIHRIREITAENYIDTPSGRKLKEAVQKFKNWQTEHPDWFDNETICLDNDEELQSLSRESQVDSLLSEPGGIVKHQLHLREPDPDCCYVINLHMHEGESRGCKLQPQLNPCGDPTSQTMVLPMDEAPLVQVLEPVSSTEDRNILGHHVLSNEDCMEGVPLLETSFPMRNNIILHSDSEVSATDDQSPANLSGELRHHLNGLMYSLYQQSVIPSEPPLCQEEAEKQHQLVFDDQCKDQRQSVQSDQGYISRCSPLPPDDLVEEEEEEEEEEEEDQEKQVVFRELSPEVLSSLKSLQQQLFFQDIQRSSDWGYPAEVMDVGQSLEQC is encoded by the exons atGGCGGGTGCGGAGCCGCGGCGGCTgcccctgctgctcctcctcgtCTTCCCCAGCTCGCCGGTCGGCGCGGCCCTGCGGCTGCTGCTGGGCGCCGCGCCGCCCTTTACCTGCTCTCAGCCG GATTTAAACTGCCTCGTAAGAAata GTACCTGCATGGAGGCAAGCTGGCTGCAGGTTCCCCCATGGACTCCTTCTGCTCCAAGCAGTCTTCATGTCTCTTCTGATGTTTTCCGTCTGACAGATGGAAAACTGCTCCCTGTGCTTCGGATAGAATGGAAAGTGGCCACTGATG CTAGTATCCGCTATCTCCAaggggcagagctggctgtgatGCAAGTGAACAGCAATCAACAGATATGTGCCCAGTTTGACTTTCAGAACAACTTGCCACTTCAGGTCCGTCCAGATGGAGGCCGG tggaatTTCACTTTTGACCGTTTTGAAGTGGAACCTGGCCAGACTTACCAAGTGACTGTCTACCACCTGCCCAAACTGGGTGTAGATGGAGACTACAACTGCAAGTCCACGTCTTTCACAATGCCTG ACTGCAAGGACTCTCTGATGAAAAGAACCATCCCATGTATAAAGACAG GCAGCTTGTGGGAGCCCAGGATCCAAGGTAAAAGTCTAGATGATACAACTCTGCTTGTGAGCTTTAACCCATGGATGGAGTCAGCCCGCTACCAAATTCATGTGGCCAGTTTCCTGAATGAAAAGAAGTGTAAAATGATCACACGTGATTTCACTGAG GGTGGACTACAACAGCAAGTGAATGTCACAATCAAAATAGAGAAGAACATAAGAGCTTGTTGCAACTACAAAATACAG ATTCAGCCATTCTTTGCGAACTGTGACACAGACTGCCTGAGACACTCTGCTTTCATCCCATGTTCACCAGCTCCAA gtACAGACCCATCAG GTGATATGATTATATGGCTCTACTGGTGTATCACTGGGATCTGTGTGTTACTGGTGGGATCAGTCATAGCAGGTGTGATTTGTATGACCAAAAAACGAGCAG gaCACTGGCGAGGGAAATGCAACCATAATGATTTGCAAACTG CACCATATACCGACCTTCCTTTGCCACCCTTGAAGCCCCGGAAGGTTTGGATTGTGTACTCTGCTGATCACCTGCTGTACGTGGATGTGGTGCTGAAGTTTGCAGAGTTTCTGATGACGGTCTGTGGCACTGCTGTAGCCTTAGATCTGCTAGAAGATCATCAGATCTCAGAGTTAGGGGCATTACCCTGGCTTACTCGACAGAAGAAGGAAATGGAAGACCTATCTTCAAAGATCATCATCTTATGTTCACGGGGCACTCAGGCCAAATGGCAGGCCATGCTTGGGAGCGAGCCTGTGTGTCTCAAGCAAGATCAGCAAAAGCCAATGGGAGACCTGTTCACCCCAGCCTTGAATTTGATCCTGCCAGATTTCAAGAAGCCAGCCTGTTTTGGAATGTATATAGTCTGCTATTTTGAGGGGATAAGTAGTGAGAAAGATATACCTGATCTGTTCAATGTCACATCCAGGTACCAACTGATGGAAAAGTTTGAGGATATTTATTTTCGGATTCAGGACTTGGAGAAGTTTGAACCTGGGCGCATCCATCGAATCCGGGAAATCACAGCTGAAAATTACATCGATACCCCTAGTGGGAGGAAGTTGAAAGAGGCAGTACAAAAGTTCAAGAACTGGCAGACGGAGCACCCAGACTGGTTTGACAATGAAACCATCTGCTTGGATAATGATGAAGAGTTGCAGTCCCTAAGCAGAGAGAGCCAGGTGGATTCATTGCTAAGTGAACCGGGTGGAATCGTGAAACACCAGCTGCACCTACGGGAGCCTGACCCAGACTGTTGTTATGTCATCAACCTCCACATGCACGAAGGTGAAAGTAGAGGCTGTAAACTGCAACCTCAACTTAATCCTTGTGGGGATCCAACTTCTCAGACTATGGTCCTTCCTATGGATGAGGCTCCTCTAGTTCAGGTACTGGAGCCAGTCTCTTCCACTGAAGATAGAAATATACTTGGTCATCATGTGCTGAGTAATGAGGACTGTATGGAAGGAGTTCCTCTTCTGGAGACAAGCTTTCCAATGAGGAATAACATCATCCTCCACAGTGACTCTGAAGTTTCAGCAACAGATGACCAGAGTCCTGCAAATCTCTCAGGTGAACTGAGACACCATCTGAATGGACTCATGTATTCTCTTTATCAGCAGAGCGTCATTCCTTCAGAGCCACCTCTCTGCCAAGAGGAGGCTGAGAAGCAACACCAGCTGGTCTTTGATGACCAATGCAAAGACCAAAGACAGTCAGTGCAGTCAGACCAGGGCTACATCTCTAGATgttctcctctgcctcctgatgaccttgtggaggaggaggaggaggaagaggaagaagaggaggaggatcagGAAAAACAAGTGGTCTTCCGTGAACTCTCTCCAGAGGTCTTGAGCAGTCTAAAgagcctccagcagcagctgtttttCCAGGACATTCAACGGAGCTCTGACTGGGGGTATCCAGCTGAGGTGATGGACGTTGGCCAATCTTTGGAGCAGTGTTAG